A window of Strix uralensis isolate ZFMK-TIS-50842 chromosome 35, bStrUra1, whole genome shotgun sequence genomic DNA:
AGGCCTGCCTAAAAACTACCTGAAAATAATCATTTTGAGGCTAAAACAATAAATAGGAGCAACAGTTCTCCGGTGTCATGATCGGGCGGGAGCCGCTGTCCCTCCTGGGGCAGATTTGGGTCTGCATCTCCCCGCGCCCCATGGGCGGAGGGGGCTCAGCCCTGAGGAGCAGAAGGGGGGGGGTCGGCTGCGCACCACAAGCACCCCTCAAGCTCAagccaactccccccccccccccttcagctCCCGGAGGAAACACGGTGCCTTGAGCAGGACCTCGGCTGCCCACAGTCTGCCGGAGACTGGTGACGCCGCCCAGTGCTGCCTGCTAACTGGTTGGACTGGGGTTACTGGAGGACAGGGGAAAGCAGGAAGGGTTCTTTCCCCGAAACGCTGGCGTGCCCCgtggaggcggggaggggggggacaagGGCGTTGGTGGAAATCCCCTGTTTGTGTGGGTGTGGGGTTGGGTGGCGGGGGGACAGGGCTGGAGCGGCTGCGGGGCGGCTCTGGCCTCGCGCCGAGGACGCCATGAACGCGGCGTCGGGGGCTGGAGGCCGGGAGGGGATCGTGCAGCACCTCAAGCTGAGGGGGGGTGTCCCCTTTCATGGAGTGAGTGCCCCCCTCCGGGGTGGCAGCTCCCTTGGAGAACTTTGCCCACACCAGGTGGGCCTGGGGGTGTCTGAAGGGGAGCACCGACACCActcgcagaatcacagaatcccagaatcatctgcgttggaaaagaccctgaagctcctccagtccaaccatgaacctcccctgaccgttcccaactccacaatgtccccgatgtccccccatgtcccctcaatgtcacagaatcccagaatcatcggggttggaaaagcccttgaagctcctccagccccaccatgaacctccccctgaccgttcccaactccaccagatccctcagcgctggctcaacccgactcttcaacccctccagggatggggactccccccctgccctgggcagcccattccaacgcccaacagccccttctgcaaagaaatccttcctaagagccagtctgaccctgccctggcgcagcttgaggccattccctcttggcctgccgctggctccttggctcaagagactcctcccccctctctgcaccctcctttcagggagttgcagagggccaggaggtctcccctcagcctcctcttctccagactaaacccccccagttccctcagccgctccccatcagacaaGTGCTTCCagctcttcccccccctccctggtgGCTCTTGTCTCCCCACACCACCCCAACATGCCCCCACCCTGCGTGCGAGGCAACGGGGTTTCACATCCCCCTCGCCGCGCCTCGTCCGCTTTCTGTTCCAGCCACATCTTCCCGTTCAGCTCCCAGTGAGGAAGGACACAGCCCCTGAGTCGCCACCCGGCTTCTCCACATCACCCGGGAGCGATTTGCTCCTTATTTGGGGGTTCCCTCAGCGCCTCCTTCTCCCCCCGACAGCGCTTTTGCCACTTGGATTCCTTTTTAGAGGTGTGAAAGCTCCCACCGACGTCACTTGGGAGAAACGTGGAGTCTCGAGGTCACCCTccccctgtccctctgcccaggggctggaccctgccccacaccccccccccagcaccccatagATCACCCAAACATCAAAGGGGGGGCTTGTAGCGCTGTAGtcacccccccgctcccccgaCAACAGACACACGGTGAGGGTTGCACGGCACAATCAACCCCAACCCACTTTATTACAGTGATGAAGCAGCAGAGTAGGAGCGGAGGGGGAGCTGCGGGGCGGGGCGCGTCCCCCCACCCTTCTGGGGCTCTGCAGGGGACACCCCACATCTGGGCTGGGAGGAAGCGCCGAGGCCGCAGCTGTGGTGGTGGCACGGGCTGGCGACTGGGACCAGTGGACTCTGCAGCCACGGCCGGTGGTCGTGAGTGAGTCGAAGTGGCCCCAGAGGCCACCTCGGCTCACCAGAGTCACAGGAAGTGGCCGAGCCCCCGGTGCCCTGCCGGGTGTTGCTCTGGAGCCGTGTCCAGCGTGGGGTGTGCGCGGGGAAAAGGGGGTGTTGAGGAGGTGGGGCAGGGATAGGGGCCACCGGGGCTCAGGCGAGGGCTGGCGGAGGGCATAGAGAGGGTctggctggggggaggcagagagccctgggctctgccccctCACAAGATGCCCCGCTGGTTGCGGGCGCTGTTCATCTTCATTGCCTTGATGATGAGGATGGTGCCCGCGATGATGCCGACGATGCCCACGGCCAGGCCCAGGGCGCACACCAGGGTCTCGGTGGTCTCGGAGACGGGGAGGGGCACTTGGGGCTCTGCGGAGGGGACAAGGAGGGGTGAGGACGGGGCGCTGAGCCCCCCCCTCGCTGCCTGCAAGGGGAGGGGACCCAGGCCCAGCCCCCTGCTCACCCCAGTGCCTCAGGATGGGGGTGGGCAGCCCCTCGTGCCCCACGCGACAGTCGTACTGGTCCCCCCGGCTGGGGATGAAGGGCAGGTAGGAGAACTTGCGGAAGGTGCGGTCCCGCCCTCGGTAGAAAACGGTCTCGAGGACGCCCTCGGTCACCTGCTGCCCGTTCTTCAGCCACGTCATGGAGAGCACGGGGGGCCAGAAATTGTCCACGTAGCAGATCAGGACGTTGGGGTCCCCCAGCTCGACGGGATCCTCAGAGAACACCGTCATGTCGGGGGGcgctgggggcagagggagaaggggTTAGTGCAGACGGGGCTGTGCCCGGGTCCCCCCGCTCtggggggggagcagggtgctgggcagggtcCCCGGGGTGTGGGGGACACGCAGCAGCCGGGCAGTGGCCGCCTTGTTACCGATGTTTGCCCGCGAGTGGTTGGAATTTTTCGTCATGATCTCCAGGTTCTGTTTTAGCACAGCCATGTTCTGCAGAGCTCCCTGCGCCTCGAAGCTGGCGAAGGTCCCGAACTCGGGCAGGCGCCAGACGGTCTCCGTCTTCTGCAGGTCCACGTGGAAGATCTCGTCGCCATCGAAATCGAAGAGGAACTCGCCgccctcctgctgcagccgctCGTCCCGCTGGTAGTAGGCAGCCTGGACCAACACGTTCCCCGCTGGGAGGGGACAAGTATTAGGATCAAGGTCCTCCCCCACTGCCACCGGGCTCCCCCAGGGACCCCACCCACGGGACAGGAGCCCACCCTgaccctctcccttccctctggggtcccacagggctgggggatgccgacacccccctccccaggaacGGGAGTGCTCAGACACCTGCTCAGCCCCCGCCCCGACTCTGGCATCTCGGTGCTGTCAGGCGGTTGCCCTCCCTCACCCCCTGAGCCCGGGGCCACTGACAGACTGTGGGGACCACAGGGGCAcgtcctggggggtggggggtggccccAGGGCCCCAAGGACTTGGGCAAACGAGTGTCCTGGTCCCCCAACCCCGCAGCCGACAGGTGCACCTGGGGACCACCCCCCAGGGATTCCCTGCACTTGCAGGGAAGGAGCTCGCCACGCCCTGACCCAGGGCCCGATCCTGTCCCGGTGCCAGCCCCCCCCGGGTgcggggcaccccccgccccactTCTGcgaccagccccagccccccccggccccggcgccctcACGCACCTCTGAGGGCCCCCGCGCCCGGCAGGGTCAGCACTGCCAGCAGCGCCAGCGGGAAGCCCCGACCCCCGGCCATCGCCTCTCCTGGCAGCGGCAGCGAGAGCGGGAGCAGGCGAGGGGCAGGTGTTGTGCTGAGTGCTGGGGGCCCCCCCGTGCCTGGGGGACAGGGCCCCCCGGACTCTGGCCCAATAGGAGGGAGCCCCGAGGCTGACTCGGCTGTTCccgggcagagcagcagctcagggcaccCTGCAGAGCAAACAGACAGACGGACGCCCAGGCAGGGTCCCGCGGGGCTTCACCTTTGACCTtgggccctgcacccccctgcagaggctgttggggagggggcaggtTGGGGTCGCCGAGCCCGCGgagccccagcgctgcctggggCCGGCAACCGCTGCCTGGGGGCCACTGCTCCAGCGAGGGACAAGTGTCGCGGGGAGCCCTGCGGGGCCCGGCTCTGCCTGGTGACGGGTGATGCTgcccagcctcgctcctcactGGGCCTCACTGGGACTCCCAGTCGCGCACTGGGCAGGAGCGGGGCCACTCCCCGAGCGGGCAGAGTGCGGCTGGCTCGGGGGTCCCAGCACTTGCCCAGCCTCTGCTGTGTCAGCGATGGAGACTGGTCGTGTCCTGGGAGCTGGGGccgtgctggtggcactggtggtgctgggagcccACGCGGCTGGTGGCGAGGAGCCCTCCGGTGAGCTCAGAGCCCCGGCACGGGGAGGCTGTTGGTGGGGATGGGCCCCCCCGTGTCCcggggggctctggggtgggTGGTGCTGCGTGTGGGGGAGACGCTCCCCccgctgctgcagcccaggagcagcctctgggctcagctgtgccccggctccctcctgcccccccttccccggggctctgtcccccccagctctccccagtgcccaggcTGAGAACTGGCGCCCTGGGGGACAGGATCCCAGCGCCGGCCCTATGGCggctgtggggctgtggggcctgccgggaggaggctggggatggggagggggctccccggtgcctccctgcccccccGTGACGGACTCCCTGCACACACAGGGGTTTTCCTGGAGATGGAAGAGGCTGAGTGTCAGTACCTCAATGGCTCCGAGCAGGTGAACTTTGTGGTGAGGTTCATCTACAACCGGGAGCAGTTTGTGCACTTCGACAGTGACATGGGGCTCTTTGTGGCCGACACCCCCCTGGGTGAGCACCCAGCCAAGTACTTGAACAGTCAGCCAGACTTACTGGAGCGTGTACGGTCTGTGGGGGACACAGCCTGCCGGCACAACTACCAGGCTTTGACCCCCTTCATCACGGAGAGGAAAGGTGAGCGTGTGGCCGcactttgccccccccccccccgagcacaAGCCGAGCCCCCGGGCTCGCAGCGGGCAGAGCGTGTCCGTgccgtgctggggcagggccccgcgcagcccccaGCAAAGCCCCTGCGCCCTTCCCTGAGGGCGCGAGTCCCTCGGCCCCTCCCTGGGCACGTCCTGCGTGGGGAGCACAGGGCCAgcgctgggccaggctgggggcaggcgtgcggggcggccccggggctctGTCCCCAGCCGCGGCCCAGCGCCCTCCCGCTCTCTCCCAGTTGAGCCCAAGGTGAGGGTTGCACCCGTGCAGTCGAGCTCCCTGCCCCAGACCGACAGGCTGGCTTGCTACGTGACGGGCTTTTACCCGGCGCAGATCGAGGTGAAGTGGTTCCAGAACGGGCGGGAGGAGACGGAGCGCGTGGTGTCCACGGACGTGATCCCCAACGGAGACTGGACCTACCaggtgctggtgatgctggaaaCCACCCCGCAGCGTGGGGACACCTACACGTGCCAGGTGGAGCACGTCAGCCTGCAGCACCCCGTCAGCCAGCGCTGGGGTAAGGCCCTGTGCGGCCCCTggggcgggtggggagggggccgggcccccccagccctgaccccctgCTCTGTGTCCCGCAGAGCTGCAGTGGGACGGCGCCCGCAGCAAGATGCTGACGGGGGTGGGGGGCTTCGTGCTGGGGCTCATCTTCCTGGCGCTGGGACTTGGCCTCTATGTGCGCAAGAAGGTGagtggggggacactggggggtgGCCCCGGGGCGTCTCCCGTGCCCCCGCTGACCTGGTCTCTCTGTGTTTCAGGGCGCCCCGTTCCCTGGGCTGCAGGTACCGTCTGTCCCCCCCCGTcccgctccccgctccctgcGTGGGCCGGGGTCCCCCCCGCACCCAGGGGCAGCGTGTCCGGCGGGAGTGTGTCCCCCGCTGGCGCCGGGGCAGATCCCTGGGGACGCGTCATCCCCTGTCCCGGCGCTcaccccctcttctccccacagggCTCCTGAGCGACCTCCTGCCCCCGCGGCTCCGCTGCGCCGCTGCCCGTCCTCTGCCCCCTCGTGTCACCTCTGCCTCGCACCTCCCCGGCCCGGAGCCCCCCGGCCCCGTGCTCATCGCCGGGGTccccccctcacctcctccctccctcgCTGGCTCCCAGCTTGGCTGTCGCTGCTCTGCAGCCCCggggtccccagggccaccccacgGTGGCCCTCGGCTGCTCCGGCTCTGCCTAATAAAGTGTCCCAGAACCCGCCATCCCTGCTCGTCTGGGGACAGGGTGGCGGGGCGGGCACTACCTTCCCCGGTCCCGGGTGGCCGGGATGGGGTTCTGTGTCCTCAGTGGGATGCGGGGGGGACAcactgcggggtgggggggcgacACCCGGCATCGTCCAGCCACCTGTGGGCTGGCCCAGTGGTGGGGATGGGGCTGAGGGCTCCCACGTCCCCTCACCTGCTCTGGTCGGTGGCTCCGTGTCCCTCTCCCGCTGCCTGACCCAGTGTGGGGGGGTGGGAGCGGGGAGCAGGCTCTGgggtgggggttttgggggtgtcACCTTGTCCAGCCCCAGAGCTGATGGCCGTTGCCGTCCCTCCTTGAACCCCCCCCAGCTTTCTTGGGCTGAGTTGCAGAGGGGCAGTGGGATGGCGGAGAGGTGGGGGGTCCCCTGGCATCCTCCCCAGGAGGCCCAGCCCCCTGCTCACCCCAGTGCCTCAGGAGGGGGGTGGGCAGCCCCTCGTGCCCCACGCGACAGTCGTATTGGTCCCCCCGGCTGGGGATGAAGGGCAGGAGGAGAACTTGGGGGAGGTGCGGTCCCGCCCTCGGGAGAAAACGGTCTCGAGGACGCCCTTGGTCACCTGCTGCCCGTTCTTCAGCCACGTGACAGAGAGCACGGGGGGACAGAACTTGTCCACGTAGCACGGCAGGACGTTGGGGTCCCCCAGCTCCACTCGGCGCTTGGGGAACATCGTCAcctcggggggggctggggacaccccaggagATAGTGCTGGCCTAGAGCCTGGGCTCAGCCTGGCCCCACGGCgcctgggagggggaggaaaggccCCGCTGTGCCCCACGGCTGAGCCAGGGAGACCCCAAACCCCAGCGTGGGGCTGTGCCAGGTGACCCCACTCTGTGGGGGGAGGACATAGAGGGTGTCACCAGTGAGGTCACAGGTGACCCCGAGTGAAGCGGGAGAGTCGATCTGCACGAGGacagggagggtctgcagagagacctggatgggttggatcggtggccaacggcaacgggatgagcttcaacaggggcaa
This region includes:
- the LOC141936970 gene encoding HLA class II histocompatibility antigen, DR alpha chain-like; protein product: MAGGRGFPLALLAVLTLPGAGALRAGNVLVQAAYYQRDERLQQEGGEFLFDFDGDEIFHVDLQKTETVWRLPEFGTFASFEAQGALQNMAVLKQNLEIMTKNSNHSRANIAPPDMTVFSEDPVELGDPNVLICYVDNFWPPVLSMTWLKNGQQVTEGVLETVFYRGRDRTFRKFSYLPFIPSRGDQYDCRVGHEGLPTPILRHWEPQVPLPVSETTETLVCALGLAVGIVGIIAGTILIIKAMKMNSARNQRGIL
- the LOC141936964 gene encoding class II histocompatibility antigen, B-L beta chain-like; this encodes MLPSLAPHWASLGLPVAHWAGAGPLPERAECGWLGGPSTCPASAVSAMETGRVLGAGAVLVALVVLGAHAAGGEEPSGVFLEMEEAECQYLNGSEQVNFVVRFIYNREQFVHFDSDMGLFVADTPLGEHPAKYLNSQPDLLERVRSVGDTACRHNYQALTPFITERKVEPKVRVAPVQSSSLPQTDRLACYVTGFYPAQIEVKWFQNGREETERVVSTDVIPNGDWTYQVLVMLETTPQRGDTYTCQVEHVSLQHPVSQRWELQWDGARSKMLTGVGGFVLGLIFLALGLGLYVRKKGAPFPGLQGS